A genomic region of Anas acuta chromosome 1, bAnaAcu1.1, whole genome shotgun sequence contains the following coding sequences:
- the ATP6AP2 gene encoding renin receptor isoform X2 yields the protein MGFSVEEDLSWPGLAVGDLFHRPRATVLVTVKGVDKLTLPVKGISYPIENAVPFSLDSVANAIHNLFSEETPVVLQLAPSEERVYMVGKANSVFEDLSVTLRQLRNRLFQDNSILSSLPLNSLSRNNEVDLLFLSELQVLHDIASLLSRHKHLAKDHSPDLYSLELSGLEEVGKRYGEDSQQFKDASQILVDSLQKFADEMYNLYSGNAVVEVVAVKTFNSPLTRKTRSILQSSQSESDNPYNLAYPYNYNYSVIFNIILWMMIGLALAVIVISYNLWNMDPGYDSIIYRMTNQKIRMD from the exons ATGGGCTTTTCTGTTGAAGAG GATCTTTCCTGGCCTGGGCTTGCAGTGGGTGATCTGTTCCACAGACCACGAGCTACTGTGTTAGTAACGGTGAAGGGAGTAGACAAGCTGACCTTGCCTGTGAAAGGAATTTCTTACCCTATTGAGAAT GCTGTTCCTTTCAGCCTGGACAGTGTTGCGAATGCTATTCATAATTTGTTCTCTGAGGAGACTCCTGTGGTCTTGCAGCTGGCCCCCAGCGAGGAA AGAGTGTACATGGTGGGCAAGGCAAACTCTGTATTTGAAGATCTTTCTGTCACGCTGCGCCAACTGCGAAACCGCTTATTCCAGGACAACTCCATTCTCAGCTCCCTTCCTCTCAACTCCCTCAGCAGAAACAAcgag GTTGACTTGCTTTTTCTGTCAGAACTACAAGTCCTACATGATATTGCAAGCCTg CTGTCTCGACACAAGCACTTGGCCAAAGATCACTCTCCAGACCTGTATTCTCTGGAGCTGTCTGGTTTGGAAGAAGTTGGAAAACGGTATGGGGAAGACTCTCAGCAATTCAAGGATGCTTCTCAAATTCTTGTAGACTCCTTGCAAAAG TTCGCAGATGAGATGTATAATCTGTATAGTGGGAATGCAGTAGTAGAAGTGGTGGCTGTGAAGACATTTAATTCTCCCCTCACAAGGAAGACTCGCTCCATTCTCCAGTCTTCACAG AGTGAATCAGATAATCCATATAACCTTGCCTATCCGTACAACTACAATTACTCTGTAATCTTCAACATCATTCTGTGGATGATGATAGGTCTTGCTTTAGCTGTGATAGTCATCTCCTACAACCTCTGGAACATGGATCCTGGGTATGACAGCATTATTTACAGGATGACGAATCAGAAGATAAGAATGGATTGA
- the ATP6AP2 gene encoding renin receptor isoform X1 — protein MGRRGAVPAAVLLAAACLAGVRGDEFSILRTPQSVVFRDGSWPIPGDRIPDVAALSMGFSVEEDLSWPGLAVGDLFHRPRATVLVTVKGVDKLTLPVKGISYPIENAVPFSLDSVANAIHNLFSEETPVVLQLAPSEERVYMVGKANSVFEDLSVTLRQLRNRLFQDNSILSSLPLNSLSRNNEVDLLFLSELQVLHDIASLLSRHKHLAKDHSPDLYSLELSGLEEVGKRYGEDSQQFKDASQILVDSLQKFADEMYNLYSGNAVVEVVAVKTFNSPLTRKTRSILQSSQSESDNPYNLAYPYNYNYSVIFNIILWMMIGLALAVIVISYNLWNMDPGYDSIIYRMTNQKIRMD, from the exons gTGTGCGCGGTGATGAATTCAGTATCTTACGGACACCTCAGTCAGTTGTTTTTCGAGATGGAAGTTGGCCAATTCCTGGTGATCGGATCCCAGATGTGGCTGCGTTATCCATGGGCTTTTCTGTTGAAGAG GATCTTTCCTGGCCTGGGCTTGCAGTGGGTGATCTGTTCCACAGACCACGAGCTACTGTGTTAGTAACGGTGAAGGGAGTAGACAAGCTGACCTTGCCTGTGAAAGGAATTTCTTACCCTATTGAGAAT GCTGTTCCTTTCAGCCTGGACAGTGTTGCGAATGCTATTCATAATTTGTTCTCTGAGGAGACTCCTGTGGTCTTGCAGCTGGCCCCCAGCGAGGAA AGAGTGTACATGGTGGGCAAGGCAAACTCTGTATTTGAAGATCTTTCTGTCACGCTGCGCCAACTGCGAAACCGCTTATTCCAGGACAACTCCATTCTCAGCTCCCTTCCTCTCAACTCCCTCAGCAGAAACAAcgag GTTGACTTGCTTTTTCTGTCAGAACTACAAGTCCTACATGATATTGCAAGCCTg CTGTCTCGACACAAGCACTTGGCCAAAGATCACTCTCCAGACCTGTATTCTCTGGAGCTGTCTGGTTTGGAAGAAGTTGGAAAACGGTATGGGGAAGACTCTCAGCAATTCAAGGATGCTTCTCAAATTCTTGTAGACTCCTTGCAAAAG TTCGCAGATGAGATGTATAATCTGTATAGTGGGAATGCAGTAGTAGAAGTGGTGGCTGTGAAGACATTTAATTCTCCCCTCACAAGGAAGACTCGCTCCATTCTCCAGTCTTCACAG AGTGAATCAGATAATCCATATAACCTTGCCTATCCGTACAACTACAATTACTCTGTAATCTTCAACATCATTCTGTGGATGATGATAGGTCTTGCTTTAGCTGTGATAGTCATCTCCTACAACCTCTGGAACATGGATCCTGGGTATGACAGCATTATTTACAGGATGACGAATCAGAAGATAAGAATGGATTGA